The window AAAAGAAGCGctgcataaatataataaatcctaAGAAGACGTCTGCTGTGGGATAGCAAGCTTCGTATAAATAATTCGTTGGACAATTACAATTAGACAAATATGCTTCTTCAGAACTGTTCAGCTAAATAAATCCACATCTTCGAGCTACAGAGGCCGTTTGATGTACGCTATTAACTTAAGGTAAGTTTTTAGACAAATATCCAGTTTCGTTTGCTAGGAAATGACATGATATGAAGATCATGTGAAATTTGTAGTATACTGGAAAGATAACTATTCaaactgtaaatatttctttcttgtTGCCTGAATAAAgacagttttaataaatatggttACCATTTAAAAATCTTACGACTACTATAACTTTGTACAATCTTGTTATAATTTTCTAATgttaaatctttgttttttaatagctttttttaatagctaAGTGGAGGAAAAGCCTCCTGATAGTAAATTTTAATCACCACACATTGACCCTGCCCCTGTTAGAAATATCatttgggtactaagatgttatatctcttgtgcctgtagttatgaTGGCTCATCCACCCTTCATACTTGAACACAGAAGTACCAATTGTTGCTATTTAACTACACAGGCTCACAAATCCTCCCATGAAgtaatgttattaatagtttattaactctaataattttaattatttatgtttcagCCTACTGACTTCAAGAAATTCCAGTCAGAAGTTTAAAGAGTCAGCGCATTGAAACAGTATCTCAACCTAGTATTTTAGTTTCATGTTTTTACACATGTGCttcaattacacaaaaataatttaacatgctccaaatatataatttacaaaatatataactttccgaaccggtggtagcttcacttaattgtaaaatgacgatacaaaagtgcttgtaaaagcctactttaataaagtttattttgatgttgatttttgattttgattttataaatatacaaaaattctaATGAACACTGGAAATCACTAAAATATTGCTCAATATCATGTAAACAGATACCTTCTATAATACttcaatgtaattatttttaattcttatttgtatataattaagtcctttatgttaatatattatgaaaataaggtttctcttttctttatttacaatttcaGTATTCTTGCTTGAATAAGTATCAACTACTAGCAATCAGTTAATCAAATACATTGTACTTAAATCAAAGAGTATTCAGTATCACAGAGATAATTTCCGGTGATAAATAAGTCTttggttaaaataaatacgtcaTAACTTATATAATCCTAATTTCGTAGAAGGTAATTCCTGCTCTAAAAAAATGTCATGATTGATGTTTAAATTAGGACAAGTAGTTGAGTATCCACTAATTTTCCAAGAAATTTGGaggatattaaatatgatttaccttttttatatataatatgtcattGCAAATGCAAAAAATACCGAAAATAGCCATTtttgtgaaattaaaaatatttttaatttaatttatacttagtGAATGGCCGATCGATTTTGATATATGATTTGCTCATATGGCAGACATTATTAGTGTTTATTGTGCCCTTACTAACATTAAGAAATGGATCAGGAACCATGGTAATGCTTTGTACTTAGAAATGCACATCCCTccatactaattaaattatttaccataaaataaattgtgaataaatctatacattGTTTAACgaggagtttttttttaaatagaaatgtatttttaagttttgttGACTACTAAATTTCTTCATTTGTTTGTAATTCCATGGTAAatgctaaaaaaaaaacactttgcGACTATAAACAGAAAACTATATAAAAGTTTCAAAATGTGTATAATTATTACTACTTCCTTATTGCTTCCGGGTTTGCGGCGGTTCGTTTTCGCGTATTGTCCCATACCTGAACCCTTTTGCCCACACATTTTCGATCGGGTTTATGTCGGGACTATGAGGTGGCATCGGAATTAACTTTATGTCCCTATTGCCTTCCaagtaatttacaatttttttttttacaatataattagaaGTTTTGTGGTGTCACTAATGCGATATGTAGACATATTTAAGCATGAAACGGTATTAAAACTGCTACTAACTTGCTTTAATATTGCACTTGATATTGATATAACTGATAGATAATTGACATGCAATGATAGATAAAAGAATGACATTGTAGGGGTACTGGTCCCTAGCTAACTTGCTGTTACTACTTGTAGGTTTCTTGAGTAAAATAACACTTCTTGCTGGTCGGATCGGAAtgattttattcgttttttttggTGTGAAGTGTCACTGTTgaccctactggcctttacagcgacACCGGACTTTCGGGCGAATGATAATGTCCtcagccctgaggttgagcgctgGGCTCGgatttaaagttcgtcctgagggtgtctcctatgagatcgtaCCTTGGCTCAGAACAAATGATTCTACAGACGTCACTACCGCCTCGATGTCGCTAATTTGGGTCCTCGTTTCCGCCGCCGCAAGCTTTGTATAGTGTCGTCTTATTTCTAAGGGACATTTTAATTCTCCCGCCTAACATCTTCTTTATTTCGGACTCTGGTTATATGTGAATTAAGGATTACCTTTACTGTCTAGAAGACACCTAGGTATTTCGCTTCCGATTTCCACGGTATTGGCTCTGATTCCACTTGATGTAAACGGGGTTTCGGCTAGGCTTTTATCGGGGTTTACTTCGATTCTCCATTTCCTAAACCAGTCGCCTAGTGCATTGGCAGCGGATTAGAGTCTCTTGGTGATGATCTTGAAGTTGAGGTCGAGGTTGTAAAAAGTGCGGTATCGTCCGCGAAGAAGGTTAGGTTGACCTTTTGAGTGACATTCGGTATGTCGTTGGTGAAGAAGCAGTACAGGATCGTGGATAGCGCGGAGCCCTGAGAGATTCCAGCTTTGCTGGGGCAAGTTGAGGACAGGGTTCCTTCAACTCGGTAGCGGAAGGTGCGATTCGTCAAGTAATCTCGTATGGTGAACACGAGCCTATCTGGCAGCCCCGGTGAGtgaagtttatataataaaccatTGTGCCAGACTTTGTCGAATGCTTTCGCTACGTCGAACAATAGAGCCCCTGTGGTGGTGGTGGCTTTGCTGTAGGCGTAGCCTTTTAGTATATGTCCTCCGTTAAGCGGTGGACCTGGTTGACGCACGAGTGTCTGgctctaaaaccgaattgctcgtGTGTCGTGATTTGTTTGGCCTGTATGATGATTTTAATTCTAGCTAGTATGATTCTATCGCATATTTTTCCGAGAGTGCTCAGTAAGCTGATGAGACGATAGCTCGTGGACTGATTCCTGGTTTTAGGTTTCCCTGATTTTGAGATCCCTCTAACTATGGCTTCTTTCCATTGCTCAGGAAAAAAGCAACCTGCCAGAGGAGCATTGAATAGTAGCACTAAGAGTGCAATGATTTGGTGCGGGAAGTTTGACGGCTTTATTGGTTATCCGGTCCGCACCGAGAGACTTTTTGATCTGAAAGGTCTTGAAGGTCGATTCGATTTCATCGGCTGACGTCGGAGTCAGTGGTTCGTCCGTTTGTGGCACGGAGCTTATGCGATTTACGGCCTCATCCACCTTTAGGAGGTGGTCGGAGTCTACCGCGTGATTAGTCGGGGAGCATTGAATTTGTAGTGCGTCGACCTCTCGGCCTTATCCAAGTCGTCTGTTGCCGGTAGAAGATTTAGTCGTATTAATGGAGGCATGGTCATAGAGACCATTGAGCCGGTGGAGCGGGCTAGGTGAGTGCCATTCGCGCTTGCCGCTTCTCGCGTCGTATAAGTAGCTCGGGATTTGGATTTTTACTTTAGTCGGATCACGTCTTTGAACGTCGACGCATGTATGAATGATAATGTAAAACGTAGTTCCTACAACATGCTAGATTTCCTAAAGAGGAGCCGTTTGCCGTCTTTGAGAAGCCGTTTATGTCTATAATATGCTAGTTTATTTTTCTAACGTATTCCGTATTTTTGAACACtatgtatatactataatatgtaaGCATAATATgcctatgtataaatattacagaTCACTACGGTTTCTACGTTTTTAGAAATCTTAGCTCTCATTTCATATCGATTGTTGTGGTAGAAACAAAAGTtcgatttaattatatgtatttctaaacgaatatattttttttttcaatatataaattacttttgatGGTTTGTTTATTACCATTATTAAGAAGACATTTTCCTGATAAAACCAATATGTTTACATTCAAGGATACACAATGCACGTGTGGTGCAATTATCATTTAACAGGGTGATTGGTTCGATTTATTCCCGTTATGTGAAATGGATGACTACTTAATATACAAAGTGaagcattattatttatgaagctTTTAGCTTTTTGTAAAGTAAGTGAATTTGccatttcaaaatttatttacaaaaggtAGGTAATTTAATTCTCAATTTTCtggtaatttataaaatcgCTGAAGTACTGGTTGTTTATTAGTATTCACTGACACTGAAAagtcaaaaatatgttacaacTACGAAGTTATTTCAAAgcaactaaaaaatatatcaaatctcACAGTCACAAAGGAAGCTGGTGAAAATTCGTATTCGCCCTTTGATTGTCTCTCAAATAGGTGCAATGCATACCTAAGCCAATTCAGGAAGCAAACACAGATggattagaaaaaataataaaatttagaaatggaagtttttcaaaaataaccaTACAATGTGTTTTTGAAGCAAATATACTCACAGTTGTGTTTGGGAGGGACCCGACGTGACGTCATGACGTCTTTGTAGTAACTTGGGATTTTATTCTGgaattatatatcatttatagctgttataagtatattaatattgttgctTAGGTAGGTAGCTgctgtaataaggagtaagttaGGATTTTACATgggaattatatatatatgatatacaacaacaacagcccttAAATTGCCCACTATTGGGTTAATGCctcttcttcctttgaggagaaggttcggaacatattccaacacactGTTTCAAtaggggttggtggaatacacatgtggcagaatttctatgaaattaggcacatgcaagttttcttacgatgtttaccgccgagcacgagatgaactatagacacaaattgagcacatgaatattcagtggtgattcaatgggtttgaaccagcaatcaccGGTTGAGATACACGCCCTCTAAGCACTGAGCCACCTCGGCTCTTTATTCTCTTCTTCTTCTAATTTTTTAGTCACATCTTACTTAATCAGAGTAGTGATCTTCATCTAATATAGTATACGTTTGGTTACAATCAAAGAATAGCTGACCACATCTTTAACATCACGTTATCAAATATATCTACCACATCACTTGCACTAAAGGTGCGACGGTGTTTCTTTGAAACCAAACCCATTAAGCATCTCTATTATTCTCTTGCTCTGTTTTCGTTTACGTTCACCATCACTGAAAGTGCTTCTCCTGCGTTTCTTTAGTTATGGATAATGTTAagtgattttcatttatttattcggATTACGAAATACCAAAATACTGACAGTTTACTAGACAGCGCCATCTATATTTTAAGCGAGTAACTATCTACTGTATAACTATTTAACATTGAAATGAACTGTGAGATATGCTATTGGACAATAGATGTCGCTATAATGTCGTTGTATTAAATTTGTGTATCATACTCATTTCAGCCGAAACACGTCTACTGCtaaacataggcctcccccaaaaATCGCCAACCCGACCGATCTTgtgaaattattatgaaattgtgtatatataatacacccaaataataataatgtgttttattaataaattataactaaaatgtttcttgccggttctattAATAAGCTCTCCTTTTGAAAGCGCtccataatatatgtttttattgttaaattgtaTGAGCCTGTAAATCCCACCTCTGGGCAAAGACCATCGTTCTCCTTAATAGAAAAGGTCCTATGGAAATAAGACTTGAAGATTATTCAACGATCCCGCTCTATTTTGACATGGTGGAAACGTAAcagaattaaaacatatatacctacctataaaatttattgacgctaaaacaataaaaaaacactaacattttcaattttctACTTCAacagaaatatatgaaattttatttaaaatgttttattatgcaattctttttacattacaaataatacttCAGTTCCAGTGAAGTAGTTATatgcttatataaaatatcgtgCAAACACAATGTAGAATATGTAGACATGCATGGCTTGTAGAAATGATTGCACAAAACAAATGGATGAGCGAAAAATGTATGGGTGCATGATTCGCtacatattttgtatgtgttttctgttttgttttaaacGACTGTTAGTATTAGGAAACAAACAAGTGGATACCACGACAGATAAAGAAGCTTCCGATGAACAGAAAGAATTGCAACAAGCTCTTTTTCTTGTCGAGCTCCTCAAGTCAGGTTTATAGAAAATGAGTGTAGTTTAATTAtccttcattaaattaaatactacgtAACTATATTACGTTTTACCTGTACTTAGAATACGCTCGAGTTCTACGAGAGAACAAAGAAATGAAAAGCAACAGAGGATTGAAGGAAGATGGTGCCATTATGTGTGCCACAACTGGTAAGAATTTCTACGTTTCACGCATCTCTTTTAATCGTTCATATGTATGATGGGTAATTGGATGTTAAAGCCTATCGactttttaacttatatttaattatactacaattttatttgttgtttattgtttttaccttgttatttttttaattattcacacATTGCTTCATTCACGAAATTTATACCTGTTTCAGAAAAAGGAAATTTTGAGAGATCGCCTATAACACCACAAGTGCAGCATTGGCCGCGTAGAATTCCgccaatttgtaaataatatttatataaattatatatttattatacattatatatgttataaacaaGTTCCccctttttttaatgttgttaatactTCATTAATTCTTTGAAAAACCAACAATTAAGTCAGAATCAAATGTAACTAAATACTTTCTGCAGTCCCTGCACTACGGAAATGGAGACGGCGCTTCCCACAAATAGATTCAAACATATATTATggtaagatataaaaaatatattaattctcgATATCAAATGTACCCACCCATCATAATTGCTTTATTTTGATGtacacataattattatagacattCAAGCTGGAAATAATGAATACATTGAAAGATACGGTATGTATACCTACTaacattacttatatataaggTAAGTGTTGCCATAAATATACGAAGAAATAAGGTTTATTGATCAAAAGAATCTTATTGCTATGAATAAGAATGTTTTTagaaagaaatttaatattttagtaatatccTTTAAAGTAAAGCTTATAATAAGGATAGATAAGTCAtaggaacatttttttttcaatgtatattCAGACGAACAGAATAATGCTGGTGGATGGCGAAGGTTTCAATACGAAGATGCATTTGGACCACAGCCAGGGGGAAGCAACAATACATCGAGCACTACTAAAACAGCATCACCATCATCTACAAAAGCATCATCGGTCATGAGTTCAGCACCGACGTTTACACCGAGCACTGAAAATGACAATATAACAGTATCAAGTTCTTCACCTGCGGTTTCGAAGACCACAATATCCGAAATAACGACATCGGTTACCGAGAAACCGAAAAGCGAGACGACCAAGGAAACCGTAACAACGTCTTTAACATCTTCAAGCCACAGTATGTATtgtcattacatactataaaacaaagtcgcttaccaatgtctgtccctatgtatgctttgatctagaaaattacgcaacggattttgatgcggttttttgaatagagtgtgattcgagaggatagttttagtataaattatatgtacagaACAGACAGTATCGTTAAGAAAcacggataattttagaagcgtccaatgtgatgtcgtaaataaactaattcagtagaatatttagtatttagtaactaataataaaataatacacatatttgTAAGACACTCGTGGACATATTTAGAAGTAATACCTACtagtattcattttttatttttctatatttccaAAACAGCTATCGGATTATACGATGACGATCAGGATATCTGTTACTTTACGCTTATTAACGGCcggtgattttaattttaatatgactaTTGTTGATTTCTAATTGGTTTCTTCTTATTATCTtgcgataattatttatacctacttcatattttagtttattgtaatttgtgaaaaattgcatgaatgaaataatatttcatacagttgtaattttcgaaataattatcaaatgatattatagaaaaaaaaactgagGTAAGTcgactattattttaatcattcttTTAATGCACATTAGTCCAGCCCCACACGGTGTAGTGACCAAAATACTCGCCAGGCAAATGTGCAAGATGTTTTGCAGTTAGAGGTAAACAACAGGGTTTTGATTGCAccaactataataaaatattttatatattatttaacagtgctatgttttgttattaacttttgaacttataattcttaaaaagacCCAATAAACGCCGacaatgattttgtttttaaactaatttgtaGTACCTAATGTGCTCAACTAAATATGTCCATGATTATTGATTTGTGATTAgtaaatcatattaataaattatctccTTAATACTCGATTTATTAatgagataatttataaataataagcaaTTCGACTTTCGGTTATAGTATTAAGACCACACGAATTTATCTAACCTATAACAGAAAACAGTGAGGATAGATAATATGAGGCCGTGGTACTAGCGCCTATACACTCCCTAGTCAGCTAGTCTTCCTTGAAAATTGCCGCCATAACCTCGTTTAGCCAGAAGGATAAAAAGCCATCATCAATTAATCACCattgttaatttgaaattaatttcaattcgaTTTCAGCTACTCGAAGAATAATGCTGTTATTGTCCAAAAAAACCTCTAGCAAGCAATCGAATGCAGCACATTCAGAGCAATCTACAAAACCTAACCTATCAAAAAACGTTACAACAAGCGACACCGACCTAGAAGTCTCACAAGCAGCGGCAGAATTCGAGAAAGAACTTGGTTCTAACTTAGGGAACTGGAAAAAAAGAAGGTCGCGAAAATTACCTAAAAAATGGCGGGCTTCCACAAGAGTACATTTAGCGGGTAGCACACGATACCAAATTCCTTTACCAGAAAACCATGCGTTTTGTTATACAAATCCTGATAACGCTTTATGTCgcacttttatataatatttacatacttatttttaaataaaatgataacagtATAATACTGCTGCATTTCCTTATTAAGATATAATAGGTAAATCGAATACAAACATTTCtttccatatttttaaattgtaatatgcCTAAAGCTATACACGAATAATTTCCTATTTTATCGCGTAATAAATAAGTAGTCTGAAGTATCTGTATATTAGACAGATCGGATTTATGCTACTACAGAGgttcaacaaaaataaaataatgatttagttAGCGCGTAAATCATTTTACAAACTTTTAAGTACACAGTGGGTATTTGTGAATTAGTAACTTCTGAAAAACAGAAATATAAGGCAGACGGGAGGGCTTTAATTAAGAAGATCCagtttaatattactatataaagtatttaatccACTGTTTTGAAAGTATTAAAGAAAAAGTTTTACTATGTTAATTTTTCTTGAACTTTCCTTCATTGCTCATAgcacaaatacaattaaattcattatattataatgtgaatAATAATGGTTAATTGCTTGGTTGCAAAATTTCCAAAAAGGCGTTCAAATTTTTCTTTCaagatattatacatacatatacattcgttttttttatcaCGATCGCAATACGTTACATATAAATCATGATGCAATAAGTTGAGGTACgtatgtgttattatttatcaagtaaataaaaatggattGCATAAAATTTCGCTCTCGTACCTTTTGCTTCTAAAATGTTTGTCAAAATTATCGAGTTTGGTAGACAAGCAAAAGAGGAAAAAGGTGCTATGCAAACAGAAATCgcagtttaataataaagataatagatatatagatagataagacTGTGTGTATGGAGAAGGACCGAGACGAGATaggactaaaaaatatttaaaaagaacctACATATGCATCTGCATAAGTGtagttattgtatttatttatacaaccaTTCTAATGGCATTCATATGCAGATACAATTTTTTAACAATAGGCAATAAAGAAACGCTATTTTACAAGCAGAAAGCAAGCACCCTTTGGCTTGAACTAAGGCGATATCATAATCAGCTCAGGccctaaaatatttgtatattcgtATATcatactataaaaattaaacatgatTGGTTTTATCGAATACAGCAGTTGTGTTTAAAGCAAAAAATGTTTATGCATTTTTGTTAGACGGAGATTTGTAACCGAAAAGACGCTgggttttgaaataaaaaacgaagAGAGCCgaagttaatttgttttataatagttcGGGATTCTTGACTATACACGAACAATGACACTAGAGATACTGttaagtgaaatatattttactaaattgatttttaaaatgattttttatccaTTGAATTGGAATTCGTAATATGGTATAAATACGGTTTTATAAATGAGTTTCAACTTTCCGCTTGTGTAGATATAACTGTACCCCTAGTACGAGTTTCAATACTTCTTGCGTTAATAACGTATCGTCTATTCGAAAACGTTTACGAAGTATTTGAATTCGATAGTATAAGTTTGACATTACTCGTTTGCGTTAAAACCATGATAGCCATCGAGCGACTCGAAAAAGACTACCACACAATTCATATTTCCGTCTCACTTACACGCGCTAAAAagagtgaaaaaaaatattttgtcatttttcttgtatttgacatttctcgcaaagtattgtctaatgtctttaaaaattttaaggttATCTTATCGTATTTTACACTGTTTACATTACTGTAAGAAATAGAACGgtgaatgctttaatttttaagtgttataatagcagtgaaaagaaaagaaattacactgaaacattgtttgaaagattaattatattataaaattcatcaagaggtacgtaaacataaatttattattacattaaataaataaaacgatacgtaataattgtaaggaccgtaagtttataataaagattctaaacgtttaaaaaatatataaacagtgaatattgttattaatatagaggaatttgtgttaaactataactaacctacaaatattgttaattgaattctccttacaattttacgttgatatacttatacatatttagagcatctattaataagtaaaattagtttgcgaacacttttattctatatttaaattattgtttttatttcctgtttattaagtttaatttaaaatgaagtgaCTTTCATCTCAATTCAAAGttatgcttaaattattttgttatttcgatattatcctaattaaatacaaactatttcaatatactACAATAATATGCATGTCTAATTGCCATTATATATTATGgcctttattaattatatttcaattagggttcacttagatttaaataattccatGATCATGACTTATATGTTTgtgaatgtattaataaaaaatattgtttgtgattacagttccaaagaagaaaaacaagcctagataatacaaatacatctgTGCTGCATTTTCCagtgtgatgctacatctatcactcttaactccaagaatcattgttaaaataaagtttaatatatagaaaacaaatacctaataattactaccttaatttgttttttatttgtcctaaaatataattatgtatataacatatataaaggtctttatttacattaaacaacaaagagttcatagttttaattgactgttttaatataccccataattgaaaaagtataagtaacaacattctattttattaagcaatgagtatttttgaagttgattatttatgacagaaatcaaaacaatagttattgattttccagtgtgatgctacatctatcactcttaactccaagaatcattgtgaaaataaagtttaatatatagaaaacaaataccttataattactatcataatttgtgtttttatttttcctacaatataattataaatatactacatatataaagctttttatttaaatttaacaataaagagttcattgttttaatataccccataattgagaaagtataaataacaacattctattttattaagctatgagtgtttttgaagtcgattatttgagagaaatcaaaacaatagttattgattttccaGTGTGACATTACATCCAAcactcttaactccaagaatcattgtgaaaataaagtttaatatattgaaaacaaatacctaacaattactttctcttaatttgttttatttttcctaaaatataattatatgcactacatacataaagttactgatttacattaaacaataaagagttaatagttttaattatctgttttatactactattgttatttatatttttcctttta is drawn from Vanessa cardui chromosome Z, ilVanCard2.1, whole genome shotgun sequence and contains these coding sequences:
- the LOC124543251 gene encoding uncharacterized protein LOC124543251 isoform X2, with the protein product MACRNDCTKQMDERKMYGCMIRYIFCMCFLFCFKRLLVLGNKQVDTTTDKEASDEQKELQQALFLVELLKSEYARVLRENKEMKSNRGLKEDGAIMCATTEKGNFERSPITPQVQHWPRRIPPIFPALRKWRRRFPQIDSNIYYDIQAGNNEYIERYDEQNNAGGWRRFQYEDAFGPQPGGSNNTSSTTKTASPSSTKASSVMSSAPTFTPSTENDNITVSSSSPAVSKTTISEITTSVTEKPKSETTKETVTTSLTSSSHTTRRIMLLLSKKTSSKQSNAAHSEQSTKPNLSKNVTTSDTDLEVSQAAAEFEKELGSNLGNWKKRRSRKLPKKWRASTRVHLAGSTRYQIPLPENHAFCYTNPDNALCRTFI
- the LOC124543251 gene encoding uncharacterized protein LOC124543251 isoform X1, which gives rise to MACRNDCTKQMDERKMYGCMIRYIFCMCFLFCFKRLLVLGNKQVDTTTDKEASDEQKELQQALFLVELLKSEYARVLRENKEMKSNRGLKEDGAIMCATTVSEKGNFERSPITPQVQHWPRRIPPIFPALRKWRRRFPQIDSNIYYDIQAGNNEYIERYDEQNNAGGWRRFQYEDAFGPQPGGSNNTSSTTKTASPSSTKASSVMSSAPTFTPSTENDNITVSSSSPAVSKTTISEITTSVTEKPKSETTKETVTTSLTSSSHTTRRIMLLLSKKTSSKQSNAAHSEQSTKPNLSKNVTTSDTDLEVSQAAAEFEKELGSNLGNWKKRRSRKLPKKWRASTRVHLAGSTRYQIPLPENHAFCYTNPDNALCRTFI